The Biomphalaria glabrata chromosome 7, xgBioGlab47.1, whole genome shotgun sequence region gatatttaggaaaatacgtatttgcccctcaaaatacGCATTTCCAGGTCTGGAAATACGCATTTCCATTTTAGCATGTAGACATTTCTGTATAAGTCTGAAtaaggtcgattagctattttttagctccattcataatatttgtATATTCATACATTTGCTTTACttctaacattattattttgtttgtttggaacaaatgcaacctaacacaactacaccaagctgcattaaactttaaacaaacattcttatcagaaaaagacattaaccaaccagttgatgacctctggaatttcattaaaaactatcttaaaaacattatagaaaatcatatacctaCTAGATATATgagtaacaaaataaataaatgctggtttaatagtaaattaaagaagctttgtaaacagaaggaaaacctatatagaaaatttaaagaaactaaggcagaaagagtttataaaaagtatattaaaattaaacacctaacccaaaacgTAAGCAGACAGTGAatacataaaaatgtaatatctaaggatagcaaaaaaaaaaacaatggtcaTACCTTAAGTccaagaaaatggaaacaaaaaatgtagcaccattaaaaggagaaaaaaacttagcacataatgataatgaaactaaagctaacatcctaaataaTTACTTtccatcagcattctcagctccaagagacaaagacatattacttaatttgaactaGGAGATAGGAGATATAAAAGTAAAaggatccaaaaactattagccaacaccaaaccaaataaagcttctggacctgatggtctgctagattactcaaagaacaaagcaatgagctagcaccagtgttccaatactttttcaggcatctcttaaccagggcagaaaACCAAGGGACGATAAGCTATTTTTATacctccattcataatatttgtATATTCACAAATTCGCTTTACttctaacattattattttgtttgtttctaataCACTATATCAGTTTTAAGTTCTGCGCATGCATAAACTTTGGGTCTTGTCAACCGAAACAAGCTCAGGATGAATGGAATATAAAGTACGTCTAAAGGTCTAAATTAGCcgataaaagggaaaaaaatatgtaaaaatgcttttgaaacacaaatatgaaagttaatttgataaaataatgaaatgaatggactataccTCCTATTTGTAagtgtcaaattaaaaaaaaaagtctttgcaaagtgtagttcttaaaattagatctatattttttcgGTCTTGTCTTATGTAAACAAGGCTATATGACatatccatgaaatagtaatactttcatagaacTGGGCAACTTTTTGTTAATTGTCTTAAGCTTGTCTCAGGGCTACTTTACTTACGTTACTGTTTCAGTTAGTATCCAAGGAAAATCTATGCTAAGATTTATTAAAATTGGTCtaacggtttttatttctatttggaacatacgtacatacacacaccttacttttttattatatactagacatatgttacccgcgacccgcgggtctttatttgcgcattactgtcgatatagtcactgagagtgttttgtaaacaattaaacgaaataataatgtaataagtaaagcgaatgtgtcaatgtaaaaatagtgtgaatgaagctatcaaatcaaaatagctaataggcttaaatccatttttttttcaattaaaacatttgcttgtaggcctacatatatttgattaaaatttgagatgaatagactaaattttgtatgtatatatatgtgtgtatatatgtgtatgtgtgtgtatatatatatatatatatatatatatatatatacaagaaaagtaatttttttttccacattgaaaaaggggccggtacgccgtaccggtgcgtaccgtcacaaaaaaatcactgtaaatatatataaatatgtgattattgatatatatataactttgaaTAATTACACGGCAAACGTCTGAACCACCTCTTCCTTTGGCGCAGAAAATAGATGATGGTAGATTAGGAAGTTTATTCCTAAATAAATCTTGGCATTTATATTCGTTATGAATGAACACCGTTGCATACTTGAGAGTGGAAGGACCTGCATCTTTTTCGGAATCTGGTAAGAAGAACATATAATAAACAAGCAATTTCCTTTATTCTATATcactcaaaataattaatttccaatagTTGATTGACTAATagagttattttttgtttattgattcctattttgttagataaaataaataattgtttaaagtatcaacttgatcggataATGCGTGAAGGAGAGataatgttaataattatttaataataataataataataataatctttattatccgtatggaaatttgtcttacaatttgtgcattgcaccaaacaaaaaacaaaaaacattataactttaaGAAACCAACAATTTTatccatatctgtgaatactgaagtatttgtttcccttgctgattttaaacaaaataattaattagttaggcctacattaattaattgtctaatttgttactttttaaaattgatttatgttttatttatgttaattaaaTAATCGTGCGAAGTTTCAACATAATCGGAGAATGGGTGCGAGAGAACtaaagtgtacacacttttttatCAGAGTATTGTACTCACTGAGTTGAAAAGATGCGTAGGTGGGTGGCATGGAGAGTATGTGTTATTTATGATGCAACTCTGTAGAGTTTCGAATGAAACGACGAGGTAGTCTGACGAAATTGAAGTGAATAAAAAGGATTGTGGGATAGTTGAATAGTTGAATAGGAAACTAACTTGCGATGTTACACAGTAAGAACGTATTTTTTGTAGTgagtaagattttgttttaattttcatttcattttctttccacTATATCCCAATTCAAGTTGAGTTTATGTCTATTTATATAGAAAAGTTAAggtttgctaaaaaaaataagtttattcAAGCTTCTTTCAACCTaaacatgaataaatagatACGAGTTCATAAGTGTTTTTATCCTAGCTCTCTGGTAGAACGACGAAGTCTACGAATAACAACGGTAGGTTATCATTGAAGCCACGGCGAACATGAATATATTCGTACCGTTTGGAGCAAATTAATTGttgtggctgagtagtaaagcacttggctctCGTAGTGAAAGTATCTTGGTGAAgtctgagattttgaatttcgggattggAAAGACAAGCTCCAATTCGATTctcattaatttatttcatctaattctctttgtaaaaattctttttattgtgttgtatttatttcaatcgtctgcaaataatttgACTTTTGCTAGTAAACCAATGCAATTAGGTGggtcgtttatgtaaattagaaaaagtaaagAAACTAAAGACTTCCGTGAAGTACACacgagtttactgttattggtgttaatttagagccaaaatattttaatttttcaagttgaaatttcgcacaattattcatagtcaaacAGAAAACATGAATGAGTTAAAAGGTGAACCAATTAGATATTAATTAGTGATTTTGAGGTTCTTTCCTTCagatattatttgtttttttttaattacattttatattctacttgttttactTGTAGTCCACTTACCTGTAGTAGCTCCCCAGCCCATGACTTTGCAATCTTCGTCTAACAATTTTGTGGTGGCATTTACCAAAGGTATCGGTTTAGTGCAGTCATTAAAAGTAATTGGCGATGCCAGAGTCAGTATGGCAATATCGTTTTCTATAATGTATAAATAATTCAAGTATGCAATGCATAGAACCAATAAACATTAAAGGTATAAAACATAAAAggaacataacatttaaaacatagaaacaaatCTAAGTTTAAAAgacatatttttataaaacaaaacaaaaacagacaaagtaTTCTGAATCATTCTATCAGAAAGCATGGTCAAGTATTGCTAAGCTATTCCTCTAATATTGCTAAGCTAATGTTCAAACACTGCTAAAAAATTGCTCAAATAGTGCTCAGATAATGCCCAGACATGGCCTACTTTAAAATAAGGTTGTtgctacaaaataaattacctgTTGTTATAAAATTGTACATTTCGTGAGGTGTGACCGTTTTAACTAGAAATTTTGTCATCTTTCCTAGATCCGAGGACCCAACATATACATAAAGGTTGGCACTTGGTTCCGCGCTGGAAACTTTCGACCTGaaaagagtttttgtttttttcattgaagtTAGTCACTATTTGTAACATTGTTATCTACTAAAACAAgatttgaaaaaacaacataagtTTATAGCAAAACTGAACAAAAACATGGCAGGTCTTTCGATGCAAAGAAATCAATCCTAATTGGCACATGGAACTTTACAAATATTGTAAACTGACCCAACTTCTGAAAGAAAATGAAACCTCccggctggacatccttggAATCAGCGAGATGCGATAAACATTATGCGATTGAATAGtccaaaatgaaaaatatatatatatattgttataaacttggtggtggcacagagaggggtagtggtgtgtgtgtagtcagccgacgcaaatcgccccaggccagcgctagacgagcggtcaacagtgacgagttacgacggtcagccgagacgagtatcaacatgaaggttcgagtaggatcgtcgacgtgaacagagctcaggagcgtcacgagagttgtagtcatctgaccacctagaaacgtcgagcggcgttctgtccggttctagaaggccagtagggaccatatataaagagcggagtgtcgcagtcaagacagtcgagaaaaggggctcaatacagcaaggttcagaaaggaggttcacgacaagagttcagaacacggtcgactacagcacagttcagcggtgtggttctgtacggagcattacgacggttcagtgcggagtactatcaagtacagttgagacgaacggcgtcttgatcttggtctgtgatcgagtccgacacaacgagcctagtgtgtgaagtcagtcctgaactgttgaacccagtgcaagcccggaacgagacggagaggccagtgcaagagttgatacggcggaacggtgttatcggagagatatttgtacagtgtacgtgttgccaattgtacagtattggctgttatttattcaactattaaagtgttacgttactttggagccctgagttgtcaagttctttaagttggtggtgtaaggtgcagtttgcagagagcctggatagtgagattcgtaacaatatttaggATTTGATTTGGTTTAGAACATCTGAGTAGAGTCAGCACTTTTTGCTTGGAAACCAGCTCAGCATTTCAATTATTAAAGTTCAAGTTTTAACCTACCAACGtaaaattacttttcttttgaGTACATGACCCGACCGAAGAAAGAGAAAATTGATGCAATCCACAGAGACATCCAGTCATGACCTCATCCTACTGATTGGAGAATTAAACGTCCATAACAGTCAATGGATTCGAACACACACTGGGACCATATAGCTCTGCAAAAAAAATCCATAATAATGCCGATCCTAGGATTTCTTTCTGCACATCCAATAGCAAGTCAGTTGGAAGCACGCACagtattgattatttaaaaaatcactaaatGGAGATGGATTTATTAGCATTTCCTAGAAATGAGGTCGTCAATGTTGGGCGTGCGGGCACAAAAAAGATTGGATATTAGCTCAGATAACTACCTTGTCTTTGACAAAAGCAAACTCCGATTTAAGCCCTAATCAGAACATGTCACACGCTTGCGTCCGTTTAAAGTCTGCAATATTGCCGAACAGTTCCAACTAAATCTGAAAAACGTCTtcgaggctcttgcagatatattgagCCAACTACAGCGAAAGAGGCTTTCCCAGTTACAGGGCTACTAAAAATAACAAGGCAGCAGATCAGCAGAAATGTCAAAATACGAAGGATACTAAATTGTAGTTTATTTATCTGTGCAGACTAACGTCATATTATCTCTCAAGACTGGCTACAATGaagtgataataaaaaaaactcccCCAAAAAAGGAAACCTGGCGAAGAGCAACAATGGATGAGATGTTCAGTACTGTTCCACTATGGCAACTACAACAGCCCCCACCCTTTTCATTTATAAATGCTTATAGAAAAAACGATGATGGTAAAGCTCAAACACATAAAACCCTTTCTCCCCTCCCCATTTCCCCAATTGGTccaggtgataggatcattgcgtagtgagaaagctaaaagcaaaagcatgaaattgtgctaaacataaaaaaattggtaaatatttctaatcgtacaGATTCATTGTTgttgatctattttttttccaaatttaattacaattacGTAACTGGTCCTAAGTAATAAATACAAgcttacaaagagagtttgtgttaacAGATGTATAGATAGTTAGGAAAGGAAATTCTTTGAATACCACGAAGAAAAAATGTCGTTGGCCAAAGGAATTAAAATCGGATTGACAGGATGATAGCTATTAGACAAAAAGGCGTTGTATTTACCCAACCGTGATGTCTCATGTAGAATAATATTAGCAATATCTTTAAGGAATTGAACTTCACAgaattttatttgataaataaaagtttaataCTACATAAAGTCCATGTACGTTTTTTCGTCTTATAAACCACAGAGGTTCTTGTATAAATAGTAAGTATGATTAGCGTGACATCTATCAGTACTTACGTTTTGTTAGTGACAACCACACAGTGGGCAGCGGTCATAATATGGGTGTTGTCAATCATAAAGCCCCCGCATCCAATGTTTTGTCCATAATTTTTGATGAAGGCCATCCAAGGGAATTCACATTTATTACCATCCTTGCCATTAATTATACGCGACTCGATATTGACTTCTggcgggaaaaaaaagaaaaaaattttagCATTCGGAACAAAATCAAGTCAATTCTAGTATTTTAGTGATGGTGCTTGTTAAAGGAGTCAAGGTTAATATTTTAGTGATGCTGCTTGTTAAAGGGTTTAATTCTAATATTTTAGGGATGCTGCTTGCTAAAGGAGTCAAGGTTAATATTTTAGTGATGCTGCTTGTTAAAGGACTCTGGGCATCATGTAGTGGTAAGAGTGGGATGaaagaaattgaaatgaaatCAATCTATATACAATGATACATATTCTAAAGTTGTTCAAAAGATACCTAAGGCTAGACATCGCTAAGCAAACATTGTTGTTTAAACCACTTGTTATCTAGTAAATCGATGTGAAATTTAAACTACAGTTCTTAGTTATCAtcccatttatttttgtttcgaATTCTGAATTCATTATCTATAGCTATCTTTTGATCCAtattataaaaaagtaaagtaccccatTTACACGTGATCTGTATGGCCTATGATGAAAACAATGCCCGCCAACCTCCTCGTGGGTGTCCTCTGGTAACCGGAGTAAGTTCATCCCCTTGCTCTCGGGACGTTTCGTAAAGGGCTGACGTTGCGGAAGACCCAACTTTCCTAAAAGGCTCTCACTGGTGATGTTTGGGGAAATGCTAAGATCTGGCTGACATAGCTCTTGCACGCTCGTCTGGTGTAGAGACTGTGCCTGTCGGGGTCTATAGACTTTGCTGAATTGACCAGCCGCGGTCCTGGAGGCTAGTGAAGGGTCAAGCCATAAAAATCTACGGGCTTTAAACTGGTGATTAATGAAGGACTCCTGTCTCACTCCACTTCCGTGGATTAAACCCTGCCCTCATGAGTGAGTGGCTGAATTAACCGATCTATGATCGTTTTATAGTCCAATGCTAATGTCTGGACTGTTTTCACTTCTCGCTCTAAGGTGCAACCCAAAtctcctacccccccccctggagAAACCCATACTTATGTCgagaataaatacaaagaaaactcTATCTGAGCAGACCCTAACAGGCTCCGCTAGCCAAATAAAGGGCGTATGGCCTGGCAGCGAAAAATGTGCTACTAATCGCCTCGCAACGTTGGTACAAAGGGAGAGCGGGCCACGTTGTGAAAAAAGAGCTACCGTTCTTCCCAACACACAAACCCTGAGAACATCCTTTTCCTCCAAAgcgaaccaaaaaaaaaaacaagtctcaGGAAAAATTAATCCCAACATCTCATACTGGGAAAGTAAATGCCCCTCAAGCTAATTTAGCTGGAAGGATTAGGCAACATATTTCCAAATCTGATCCTAAAACTTTTAAAGTCCTTCAATGTAACTTGAAATAACTAATCTGCTCCACAAAGAGTGTGTGGATGTAACCTTACTACAAGAATGTCTGATAGGTTAATAAAGAAGTGTCTCAATACCCGGGTACTCTGTTTTCCGCTGCTCCTGTAGGGACTGCAAGGCCTGGTTACATTGGTGGCTATTTCTCTTGTCGCCAAGAAAGTGCCCACAGACTTAAGTCAGGGGAGGACAGACACTTTGGTGTtagaaatttggaaaaataatagACGCATCAAgtgcatcaatgtttataatccaccaaaacaagaactggctttagatgtcagagaGACAATAACTGTAGACACTATCATAGCTGGAGATCTAAATGCCTATTCACCTTCCTGGGGCTATGACGGtgatctgtctggtaaaaaagtccATGACCTTGTGACAAGTcaaagcttgctgtcagagtcactcaattttatcacagcattaattataattatttattatttatttattttattttaattatttcccatcTTTTGTCCCTATTTCCCTACCAACCCCCACCCTTTTCCTCTTCTcactagacttagtccaccaccttggcgaCAACTAGGCCACGACTTCCTTGTTTATCTCCCCTTGACAGGATCAAAGATTAAACAAACAGTCCCTTACTTTGGTCCTAGGCGCCGGTTGTCCGACTTTCACGTCGAAGCCATCTTGGATGAAACACGCTTCATTATTTCTTCTGGTCccacccacgtctctctttgatcaggAGATTATTCGTGTCACCACGCCTTTTAGCCCTTCCAAGGTGCAACTTtcgtcggacttcacccacgtgagaGAATCCTTATCCTTGGCGCCTTTCCTGTATCCGTCCGCCTCTCCCGGACCTTTATAAGGTAGACTAAGTCAAACCAGACCAGCTCAGTTCTCTCTCGCTTGCAATCAGGTCTggactatttcatttattcttactcttagAGAAATACCTGagggtaagccgaacttaatcaaaGTTCcacttaattactttgtgcatatttctcactggatatcatagtgtgtattttattatttcatttatgtttaattagtgcattgtgtatttctcactgtcgtaagtagcaaacaaaacattgcatatgtgtatatttatatattacattCACCTATGTCCACAATATTATGGccacgttgctcaattgatcctTGACGCAacattgtatatatttgtacctCTTATTTTATTCCCTTAatctcggctgaccgccttgataattttactagctcACTAatagagatatgaattatctcccctttagtcATTCTACGTttacgagagttgcgccccttgaacggactCTCTCCCCATTCAAGCTCGCTCCTTTGTTTATGAACAACGGCCAGGTGTAAACAAAagcgtcatggtcgctgaccagcGTCCGTCcccggcgtccctctacccgctagagcgccacctccagctgcagaacctcaagctaggacacagccagctgcgacccaagcaggacaaccagctaagtcataggacaaaagtgacatactctcttattaagtgcaaaagtgatgattaaatataatattgattAGAAATAGATGCAAATCCTTCCCCCTTTTATTCTTCTATATAAacttttgtatctttctttctttgcttGCCTCGTTGCGTGAATGCTCCCAATTTATATGCTGATGGGTCCGTGTGTGACAACTtcaaaataatcatcccctaggcCATAGACATTAAAcaagccaaacacacgtcactccCTACCACCCGTCACAGACCTGTGCAATTCTACTAAC contains the following coding sequences:
- the LOC106052274 gene encoding trypsin-like; its protein translation is MLLKLFLCLLGVGLCASQKEVNIESRIINGKDGNKCEFPWMAFIKNYGQNIGCGGFMIDNTHIMTAAHCVVVTNKTSKVSSAEPSANLYVYVGSSDLGKMTKFLVKTVTPHEMYNFITTENDIAILTLASPITFNDCTKPIPLVNATTKLLDEDCKVMGWGATTDSEKDAGPSTLKYATVFIHNEYKCQDLFRNKLPNLPSSIFCAKGRGGSDVCRGDSGGPLVCKKYTAKEYFVHGIVSSNLGCNSQTGFYMKVAFFIPWIQSKIAK